GTCGAGGAGTTCCTGAGGGTAAAGGAGACCGCTCAGGAGCTTGGGATAAAAGGGTACTACATCTTCTATAGCGCAAGCGGCTTCGATAATAACGCAGAGGCGCTGCTGCGCCAAAACGAGATAATGTATGCAGATAAGAAAAGCTGGAGGTTACAAGCCGCGCAATAGAATAGCTTGCGCCCCCCAGCATGTTAACATGAGGCGTATGAAGCAGTCCCCAGCTACCAGGGTATTCTCATCATCAAGGCAACCCAACCAACGTCGCGGGCTATAGGGCTATAGCTATCGGCTCGAGTTAGAACCTCAGGGTAACCCCCAGCTGATGGGTGTTGCCGAGCCCCTGGTCACCGGCCCTGAGGCCCGGCCCGAGGAACACGTAGTCAACCTCCAGACCATCACCCTCAGACCTGTAGCCTATCCCCGCGGTGATTGACCCGCTCGTCTCGTCGATTTGATAATAGCCGCCCCGGATGGCGAGCTTCTTCGTCAGCCATCTCTCGACGCCAAATCGGATCGTGCCGGGCGGCCCGCCCTCGCCAGCTATATCATAGAGGTCAAAGGCAACTGTGGTCGCGTTATCCGGCCGGTAAGCTATCCCGGGCCTGATATTTACTGCCGTAGTGGTCTGGCTCCCGTCGCTCCATGCGACCGGCGAGCCGTTTATATCCTGGACGAGCAATCCCAGCGAGAGCCTGGGACTGGCCTTATACAGCATGCCCAGGTCAATGCCCCACCGGTTGCCCGTCGCCTCCACTACATCGGGGCGATAAAGGTTGTGCTTCTCATACCTGATGTTCGCGCCGATGTAAAAATCACGCGATGGGCGCTTGGCGTATGAATAAGTAAACCAGTTGCTTGAATAATATAGCTCCCCCGCATTATCCACCCGGAGGAGATAGTGCTCCTTGATCCAGCTTATGCCCCCTGCCCCTTTGCCGGCATCAGGCTCAGCGTAAACCAGGAACTCATCATAATTAAATATATCCCTATTATTGAGGGTGTGAGTCAACGAAAGCTCCTTGGATTTAAGCTGAATCAGGCCCGCCGGGTTCCAATAAACCGCCGACGAATCGTCGGCGACGGCTACGAAGGCGCCGCCCATGGCCAGCGGCCGCGCACCAACGCAGGCGCGCGCCGGCAGGGTAAGGCTGAACATGAACATGCACGTGAATATGGAGACGGATATTGTGAGGATGGGGATAAATGATAGGGCAGGGACCCGTAAACTTTCGGACCTTTTAGGCATGACAATCCCTCGAGGCATGGAATTCTTCCCACCTTCTGGATAAGTTTCCTCTCGTATTTTATATGTTTCGCCTTTAAGGTCCAAAAACCTTCTGCCCCAGCAAATTTAGGCAAATTTAAAAAAGTGGGGGGTCTGATGAGAGTTAATGGGTCCGGGTCAAATTGAGCAACTTCTCGAGTTCTGCCACCCTCGCCTCCAGGTCCTTTACGGTCTTCACGAGCTCGGGGAGCTTCCGCCTCGCGACCTCGATCGAGAGGTCCTCCTCGTGCGGGCGCGCCGGGTTGCCCGAGTAAAAGCGCCCGGGCGGGATGCTTCCGGTAACCCCCGACATGCCGCCGATGAGCGCCCCCCGGCCGATCCTTACGTGATCGACGACGCCAACCTGGCCCCCGAGCACTGCCCCGTCCTCGATCACCGCGCTCCCGGCTATACCCGCCTGGCCGGCTATTATCACATTCCGGCCGATCTGGCAATTGTGGGCGATCTGGACCAGGTTATCTATCTTGGTCCCCCGCTTTACTATTGTGGCATCCATCATCGCTCGATCCACGCACGCGTTGGCCCCGATCTCGACTTCATCTTCAATTATCACGGTTCCGATCTGAGGTATCTTATGGTGCACACCCTCATCGTCCTGGACAAAGCCGAAGCCATCGCCCCCTATAACGGCCCCCGAGTGGATCAGCACATTTCTACCGATTCTGACCCGCTCCCGTATAACTGCATTCGCATAGATGCGCGTGCCGTCCCCGATTTCGGTTTCGTGGCCGATGTAGACCCCTGGATACAGGACGACCCGGTCTCCGATCCTGGCGCCCTGTTCCACAACTACAAACGGCCCGATAGATACGCCGGCGCCGATGGTAACGCCCTCGCCGATAACGCTGGTTGGGTGAATACCCGCGGGGGGCTCGCACTCCGGCGCAAATACCTCGAGCGCCCTGGCGAAGGCGAGGCGCGGGTTCTTCACAAGGATAAGTAGTTTGGACCCGGGAACATGCGATGGGCCAGACGGCAGGGATGCCAGAGCCGCCGGCGAGGTGATTACGCAGGCGGCCCTGCCCTTCAAAGCGGCCTGCAGGTGTCTTGCATCCACCGCAAAGGTGACCTGCCCCTCTTCTGCACCTTCAATCGATCCAGCGCCTGTGATCTCAACCTCAATGTCATACCCATCAGGACCCCCGATTATATCGCCACCTACGAGGAGGGCTAGTTCCTCAACCTTGATTGTACCCTTGGCGTCAACCTTTCCACCCAAGTCATTCACCATCCTATCCGTTAATCCCGTCAGGCGGGATAGAGGTGCGCCATCCGCGGTGAGCTCGCTAATGAGCCCGTTAGGCCACAAAGACCAATAAAGACCAGTGAAGGGCCAACAGGCAACAAGGGCTAAGAGGCAAGAATCTGTGCGCACCGCCCTGATTCAGTGAAAATACCGTATGACCTCGTCAGTAATGTCCAGCGCCCCGGCGGCAGTCACATCAGTCTGCTGCCCTCCCGGCTGTGCCCCTGGCTGCCCTTCCAGCCGCCCCTCCGGCCGCCCTCCCGCCTCGAGAAAACGAACTTCCAGGCCGCGCGCGTCAGCGATCGCACGCGCGGCAGCCTCGATTTCCCGCCTGATCTCAGCCTCGAGAGCGGCCCTCTCCTCCCGTAGCGCATCGTATCGCCTTCGAAAATGCTCCTCCTCGGCAGCCAGCCTCGAACCAAGCTCAGCCTGCCTCGCCTGGAGCTCGGCGTTGGCTTCCCTTATGATCTCCTCCCTGTGGCTTTTGGCATCCCTGGCCATCTCCTCATCCATTCGCTTCAGCCTGGACTCGGACTCCTGCTCGAGCTCTGCCCTGTAACGAGCAACCCTCTCCGCGGCAGCTTTGATCTCTCCAGCTTCAAACGTCGTGAGCTGCTCTTCGGCCTGGCGCCGCCTCTCGCTGGCGTACTGCTCGTAGCGCCCTTTCAATTCCTCATCCTTCGCCTTTATCAGGCCCTCCATCTCGCTCTGCAACCGCTCCAGCTCAGCCTCCAGGTCCTTTCTCTCGCCCTCCTTGAGCTGGGCGAGCTTCAACTTAAACTGGATATTGAGCATGGGCATGTAGTACCCCCTGACGGTCTCCTTCTTGAAATCATCAAATTCATTGTTCAACCTTCCCTGCTCGGCGTAGAGGTCATCCTCCACCTGCTGCCTCAGGATTTCGGCCTGAGCCTTGACCTTTTGATCCACCTCGGCCCTGACATCATCCTCGTAGCGACCGATCCTCCTCGTCATGGCCGCGGCTTCGCTCTGTATGCTGGCTGACCGCCTTTCCTCTATCGTCCGGGCGTCCTCCTCGAGTCGCGCCTTGACCCTGGCGTAGTAAGCATTGATATCCTGCTCGGTCAGAAGGGAATTATCCACATAGTCTTGCCATTTTGCCTTGCTCTCCTCCATCTCTCGCTCGATGGCCAGGACCCTTTCCCACCCGGGGTGCTCCTCTAATGCCCTCTTCATGTCGACGAAGGCAGGGGGTCTACTCTCCCTCCCCCAAACCCCTGCGAAGCCCGAAAGGCACAAAACGGCTAGACCTATGCCAGCTATTCCAGCTATTTCAGCTATTATAGATTTCCTCTTTAGCTCCTTGACCAAAACCAACACCGGCTTCGCTATCTTCATCTTCAACCAGCGCCCCCCTGGTATCAAAACGAGCAACCGAGCGCACTAGATAAAAGACACATGCGCCCGGCCGCCATACATCCACACTGCAAGATGACGAGAATGCCCAGTCATACCCGGCATACCTAGCTTACCAAGTTACATACATACTTACTTACTTACTTCTTCGAATTCGAACCCCCCAGCCTCTTTACAACATCATCTGTGAGGTCCTTTCCGCCATAGATCACTGCCTGATTTGAGAGCACCACAGAGATTCCGGACGCCCTTGCTGCATCCTGGATCGCCTGGTTCACCTTTTTCTCCAGGGGTCCGAGGACCTCGGATTTGCGCTTATCCAGCTTGGCCTGGTATTCGTCACGCATCTTTACCTTATTCTCGGCATCAAGCCCCGCGACCTTCGCGTCCAGTTCCTTTTGCATGGCCTGAAGCTCCTTTTGAAGCGCGGCCATGCCCTTCTGGAAATCGGGGTACTCTGCGAATATCTTGTTCACATCGACATAGCCAATAACCTGATTATCTTGCCCCGCGGCCCGCGATACCAGGGAGAACCCTCCTGCCGCTATAACAGCCACGATGACAATCCCTATCACTCCGAGGGCCAGAGCCCTCATGTTAATCCTGTTCATGCATGATCATTCCTTTCAATAATTCCGGAGATCTCATGAAGTCCGGCTAGAATATGCCCGGCCAGAATAGGTCTGCCTAGAATGTCTGGCCGAAGCTGAAGTAAGTCTGTCCCCCCTCGCGCCCGGTCCCATAATCGATGCGCAGCAACCCGATGGGTGTATCGATGCGCACTCCGGCGCCGAGGCCCGTGTAGAGGCTGTTGAGATCCATCGCCTCATCATTGGCCCAGGCATTGCCGGCGTCAGCAAACAAGACGCCCTGGAGACCCTTGGTGATCCGGAAACGATACTCCGCGTTGGCATACACCATCTTATCCCCGTAGAACCGGCCATACTTGTACCCCCGGATCGACTCCGATCCGCCTACCTTATACTGCTCTGTCAGCGGCAGCTCCCCGCTGGAGAAGCCGGCAGCAAGGTGCAATGCCAGGACCTGGTTTGGCCAGGTCTTGAAGTAGGTGCTGCCGTCGACCTGGTATTTCCCGAAGGTGTAATCCCCGCCCAGGAGTCCACCGGCAAGCTCCACGGATAGCTTCTTCCGGCTCCCTGCCGAGGGGTTCATAACGTTATCCCGTGTATCGTTGACGGCAGCGACGGTAATGCTCCTTGTTTCGCCACTCGCAGGGTTGACCCAGCCCAGGCCCTCGGTTATAGGTTGCAGATCTGTGTCATCGATTCTCAGGGTCAGGTAGAGCCGGGTATCGAGGTTGAGCGGCCGCCCGACTGTGACATCGCCACCCCTGCGGATTTCCGTGTACTTTACCTTTTCAGGAGGGTTCCCAGGATCGGGACTATACGTGTAAACCTCGCTATCCCAGCTTCTCTCGATATCGGCCCTGCGATTGTAGAGGTTGAAACCGAGGGATGTCCTATTTGCATCAAGCCAGGGCTCGAAGAAGCCTATCTCATACATATTCTTGTTAGCGCCAAATTCCCATCTCAGGTTGACCTTCTGGTGGTTCCCGAGGAAGTTCTCATCGCCGACATCTATGTACCCGAGGAATCCCTCCGTCGAACTCCAGGCAACCCCCAGGTTTGCGCTGCCGGTGCGGCGCTCCTTGACAACGTAGTTTACGGTGTAGCTATCGGTCTCCTTGTTGAGATCGAGCTTGACATCGACATTCTCAAATATGCCGAGGTTGTATATACGCCTCATATCCTCCCGGATCTTATTGACGTCGAATGTATCCCCGGGCTTGACCGATATCTCCCTGGTGATCACCCTTGCCTTCGTCTTCTGGTTCCCCTCGACCTTTATAGCCCCGACAGTGGCCTCGACAATCGAGACCGTCACCGCACCTTCCGGGGTGACGCTGACATCGGATATCCGGGCCGAATAGCCCTGGTTGTAGTAATACTTCAGAATCCTCTCGAGGTCGCCATTCAGCTTCTTGACATTGAGAACATCATTGATCTTCACGCTCATGAGCAGGTCTAGCTTTTCCGTGCTGACCATCTTATTGCCTTTAAACGTAATGCTTTTGAGCTTCGGGTTCTCGACCACCTCGTAAACCAGCCGGACGCCACCGGCCTGGGGCACGGTCTTCGCGCTTACATTATAGAAGTATCCCAGGTCGCTGATGGCCTTCATATCCGCCTTGACCTTTTCCTCTGAAAGCGTGTCGCCGGCCTTGACCCTCACGGCATCGAGAATGGTCTCGGATGGGATATTCGAGTTGCCCTGGACCTCCACGGCAACGATCTTATTCCCCTGGGTCTCCGCTCCGATGGCGGCCGGACCCGTCGCCATCGCTCCGAACATGACTGCCACGATAGCTACAAAAATCAGCACCTTCTTCAACCTTCCCACCGATCCTGCCTCCTTTTGCGCCCCAGAAAGACCCCCTGAGGCATATGGATTCGACTCACAGAGCATAATTCCTGCCCATGCCAATCAGCAAATGTTTCAGTACAAGGAATCCCCTTCCACCCTCTAGATCTTCCACCACCTGAATCAGACTCCCTGGGCTTTCTAGACATCTAGAGACCGCGTTCTAGATTTCTAGACACCGAATTTCTAGACACCGATTGGGTGATCATGACCTAGATATGGCTCAGAACCGGAACCTTGCCTCAACCCCAAGGCTGTAACGTCCCTCGTCCTCGAGCTGCCCGTTGAATATGATGTGGCGCCCTTGAAGGTATTCGAATCTCAGGACGTCGTGCTGCACAGGGCCAAGCGTCGTGGAATAACTCAGGTAGAGGTTATCGATCACGTACTTGCCCAGTTTGAGCGTGAGTTGCTGTTCCTTGCTGCGCTCGAGCCTGAATTCATCCAGGCTGAGCGCGTTCCTGAACATGTTCTCGATGCCCCCCACGACCTGGAGCCGTAGTTGCTGGTCGATGAGCCTCATGGCCTCGTCCTTCATGACGCCCTCAACATCCCCCCTGGCGAGCCGGGCCACAGCGCCTGGATAGTTCAACATCGCCAGGATCTCGCTCTGAGACATCGGGGGGCTGGACGTGAGGTCCGTCTGGATGGCGCCAGGACCCCCCTTCAAGGCAAGGTATATCCGCGTTGCATCTACCACAGTCTCCGCACGAACATCAACCGACGGCTCAATCCCCTGGAACTCGGTAAACTCTGCATAGGCCTCCGTCAGCCTGAACTCTGTCCCCAAATAGGCGAAAGTGCCGCGCCGGGACTCGACCTGGCCCACCAGCGCCGGTTTCCTGAGGGTTCCCGTGGCCTTCAAGCTGCCATGGAGCTCCACGTCTATACCATTCGCAACCAGGCGAACATCATTGCCCGTTGTAATACCCACATCCAGCCTGGTATCGAATGGAGCGCCGCCCGCGAGGCTCCAGCCACCAAGCCCGATCCGCGCCCTGGGAACCTTTACTGTGCCCTTGACCACGGCCCTCCCCGCGGGGCCCCGGACCGTCAGGTCCGCGTCGACAATCGCGTCGAGCTGCCCGGTGGCAATCCGTAAAGCGTTGGACTTCAACCAGAGATCAAGGTCGGGCTGCCTCAAGTCCTTGAGGCCGATCTCGCCCCCGAGGGCAAATTCCCCGCCCCTCGTGCTCCCCGTTATCCTGTCGATTCTCGCCCTATCTCCCTCAAAGACAATGCCACCCTTCAACGCGGTTACGGCATCCTGGAGGGGGGCGAGCTTGATGCTCCCGCCGGCGATCCTCACCGCGCCCTTTATGCGCGGCGAATCGAGCGCGCCAACGAGATGGAGCCCTACAGCCCCCGAGCCTTCAGCCCACTCAATCTGGTCGCTCAAAAGTCCCAGCAGAGACAGGTTGGCGGCCGGCATGTCGATATACAGGTCAAGGTCCTGTGTCCGCGCTCCTCCTCGGCCTCCCCGGCCTGGCCCTCCCCCCAGGCCGAGAGCCGCCAGGTATTTATACGGAACGGGCACCGAGCCATATACATTCAGCCTGTGCTGGCCCTGGCTCGCAACAACCCTTTCGAGGGCGACCACGCCGTTACGGAACCTCAGGGTCCCCTCCAGGCGATCGAAGTAGAGCCTGTCAAAACCCCAATTTGCGACCTCCCCCGTGCATGTGACCATGGGCGAGCCCGGGGAGCCGCTCACGTTGACCGTGAGGTCGGCGCTGCCCGTGAGCCTATGACGCAGGTTGAAGAACTCCCCCAGCGCGCTCAGGTCGAAACGCCTGGCCTCAGCGACGAGCGCGATATCCTTGCCTGGCACAAACATGCCCGAGGCGCCCAGGGTTCCTCTCCCCTGGGCGACCAGCAAGGACTTCAGGATAACCTTACCATCCTCACCCGAGATATTGGCTGTAACCCTCCCGATATTTGCCTCTCCAATCCTTGCGGCGTCCAGGGTCACCTTGAGCGAAAAGCTCGGTCGGCTCAAGGTCCCCGATATCCTTATCGTCCCGCTCGCCTCGCCGTCCATATCAGCTATGCCTGCAACCCGGGCAGGTCCCAATGCCGAGACGATATTCTTCAAGCGGACCCGTTTGGCGTCTATATCGAGGCTCAGGGGCGAGTCCTTCTCGAGGCCGGCCTTCCCCGTTACAACCAGCTCCCCGCGCCCGTCTTTAACGGTCATAGGCGAGAATGTGCATGCCCCGTCCTGGATTGCTATAATTCCCCTGGCGGAAACAAAGCTTGCAGCCTCGAGGGTTATATCCCTGGCCTCAAATTCACCCTTCATGGCCGGGTTAGCAAGCGTGCCCCCGACCTTCCCTTTGAAATCCACGATGGCACCGATGGCCAGCTGCTTCTCGCTGGCGCGGTAGATATCCTCGAGCCTCAGCCCCTTCGCGTCAACGGTGAGATCCAGCGACGCACCTCCCCCTGGACCCCCGCCTTTCGCTTTATTATTCCCAGGCCCGGACCGGATGCGCCCACTGGCAACAACCTGCGACCCGCCGCAGCGCGCCTCGAATCCCCTGATCTTAAAGCCCTCGCTGTCGGTGCTGAAGGAGAGGTCCGCCCTGTCGACCTTCCAGCCCTGTATGGTCCCGGGCGCGAGAGTCAAGGCCCCCTCGGTGGAAAGCTTGCCCGGGGCGCCCGACATGTGGAGGGCGCCCGATACGGTGCCTGTGATATCCGCCTCAATCCTGGAAAGCCTCAGAAGCTGACGCACATCAGCGTGGGTCACCTTCATGGATACATCCACAGGCCCCGCGCCAAACCCAACTACACCTGTTAGATTATAGCTGGCCGGGCCGTCCTTTATGCTGATCCCATTCATATGGAGGCTCTCTTTGCTTACAGCCACCCTGCCCCTCAGGCTCTGGTATTTCTCCCCGTAAACCGTGCCATCCCTGGCGTCGATGATCCCCTCGAGCCTGACCCCGCCGAACCGCCCTGCAAGGGCGCCCACGAAATCCGCAGACCCCGCGAGCCATCCCTGGCCCGGGACAAATAAGCCCATGAGTCCCTTAAGATCGATATCCTGGCCCGAGAGGCTGATATCAACCGATCTTGCGGCGAGCCTGACCTGGCCGCGGGCGTGAATATCCGTCTTACCGCACTGTAGGACCAACCGGTCAAATGCGATCCCCTCACGGGTAAACCTTGTATCGACCTCCACGTGATCAAAAGGATACTGGCCGACCGACCCGGAAGCGATATCAAACGACCCCGTAGCCCTGTAGCTATCGCCAGCGCTCTTCACGATGAGGCTCCCCGTCAGGCGGCCGCTTAGGCCGCTCAACCCGAGGTGACCCGCATCCAGCCCGGGCGCTACACCAGACCCCGATACCAGCGCGCCGAGCGCCGCCAGGTCCACATCCCGGGCTTTCAGGGAAAACAGGGAATTCCCTGCCCTGGCTGCCCTGAATCCCGGCGCCTTGGATCCCACCGACCCCGCCGGCGCCAGCGGGCCGGCAGCCAGCGCCAGGACCCCGTCGCCCGAGATCGCCCCGCCGCCGATGGACCCATATAATTCCTTGACCATTATAGAGCCGTTCCCGTAACGAAAAGCAACCTTCGCCCTTTGCAGACTGGCCTCCCCGATAGCGAGCCTGTCAAAGCTCGCCTCGCCCACGATAAATGGGGCATCAACCCTGCCCTTGATCGTGGCCTCGAGCGCCCCTCTACCGCTCACGGCGAACTTACCCTTGCCCTGCTTCACAAGGCCGGCCACGGTAGCTACATCAAGGCCATCGGCCGAGAGCTTCAAATCGAGATCCGGGTCGTTCAAATTCCTGATGGCCCCCAGGGCCTTCACTCGGGCCCCGCCCAGCATTCCTTCGAGGGAGGCTATGTTAATGCTATCCCCGCTGAACCTTACCCGAGCCTCCACCTTCTCGATGGGCGCCGCGAGGGATTTCAGCCTGAACGACCCACCGGCGAGCGCTACCGTGCCATCGCACGAGAACGCGCCCCCGTAACCCCGGACCCGGAGGTTGACTGCGGCCTTCCCGCTGGCTCCGGACCCGGATAGCATAGCTAGCGGCGCAGGCAAGGATCTCGACGATAACAGCCCGAGCCTGTTTAGACCCGCGATATTAAACCCGGGGGCTGTCACCGAAAGGTCGACCCTGGTATTCCTGCCCGGCCAGATGC
Above is a genomic segment from Bacillota bacterium containing:
- the lpxD gene encoding UDP-3-O-(3-hydroxymyristoyl)glucosamine N-acyltransferase, which translates into the protein MVNDLGGKVDAKGTIKVEELALLVGGDIIGGPDGYDIEVEITGAGSIEGAEEGQVTFAVDARHLQAALKGRAACVITSPAALASLPSGPSHVPGSKLLILVKNPRLAFARALEVFAPECEPPAGIHPTSVIGEGVTIGAGVSIGPFVVVEQGARIGDRVVLYPGVYIGHETEIGDGTRIYANAVIRERVRIGRNVLIHSGAVIGGDGFGFVQDDEGVHHKIPQIGTVIIEDEVEIGANACVDRAMMDATIVKRGTKIDNLVQIAHNCQIGRNVIIAGQAGIAGSAVIEDGAVLGGQVGVVDHVRIGRGALIGGMSGVTGSIPPGRFYSGNPARPHEEDLSIEVARRKLPELVKTVKDLEARVAELEKLLNLTRTH
- a CDS encoding OmpH family outer membrane protein → MNRINMRALALGVIGIVIVAVIAAGGFSLVSRAAGQDNQVIGYVDVNKIFAEYPDFQKGMAALQKELQAMQKELDAKVAGLDAENKVKMRDEYQAKLDKRKSEVLGPLEKKVNQAIQDAARASGISVVLSNQAVIYGGKDLTDDVVKRLGGSNSKK
- a CDS encoding BamA/TamA family outer membrane protein, with protein sequence MGRLKKVLIFVAIVAVMFGAMATGPAAIGAETQGNKIVAVEVQGNSNIPSETILDAVRVKAGDTLSEEKVKADMKAISDLGYFYNVSAKTVPQAGGVRLVYEVVENPKLKSITFKGNKMVSTEKLDLLMSVKINDVLNVKKLNGDLERILKYYYNQGYSARISDVSVTPEGAVTVSIVEATVGAIKVEGNQKTKARVITREISVKPGDTFDVNKIREDMRRIYNLGIFENVDVKLDLNKETDSYTVNYVVKERRTGSANLGVAWSSTEGFLGYIDVGDENFLGNHQKVNLRWEFGANKNMYEIGFFEPWLDANRTSLGFNLYNRRADIERSWDSEVYTYSPDPGNPPEKVKYTEIRRGGDVTVGRPLNLDTRLYLTLRIDDTDLQPITEGLGWVNPASGETRSITVAAVNDTRDNVMNPSAGSRKKLSVELAGGLLGGDYTFGKYQVDGSTYFKTWPNQVLALHLAAGFSSGELPLTEQYKVGGSESIRGYKYGRFYGDKMVYANAEYRFRITKGLQGVLFADAGNAWANDEAMDLNSLYTGLGAGVRIDTPIGLLRIDYGTGREGGQTYFSFGQTF